The Methylocaldum marinum genome includes the window CAATTCTCCGTTGGCCGCGCTGGCGGCCATCAGGGCGAAGCCGCCGGTCAGCATTTCCGCGCCCGTGGTCATCAAGGCGGACTTCGGCAGGTCGAGGGTCTTGCCGCAGATCGAGCCGATCGCCCATAGAAAACCGGCGATCAGGAGCGCCGTCACGCCGAAGACGTTCAAATGCAGCCCGTCGGAAAATTCCGAAGGCCCGACCAGCAGGTAAATCCCGCTGAAACCGATGGCCAGGCCGGCGATGACGCCAGCGGTCGGTCTGCCGCCGTTCGGCCTGAGCGCGTCGGCGATCACCATGAACATCGGTACCGCGCCGATGATCAGCGCGGCGATGCCCGAAGGGACGGTCTGCTCGGCCCACGAGACCAGCCCGTTACCGCCGAGGAGGAGCAGGGTGCCGACAATGGCCGCCGAGCGCCATTGGCGAAGGGTTGGCGGAGCATCGCCGGCCGCGCGTCGCCAGATCAGAAGGATCGCGCCCGAAACGAGAAAGCGAAGCCCGCCCGACAGAAACGGCGGCAGCGTCTCCACCGCGAAGCGGATCACCAGGTAGGTCGAACCCCAGACGATATAAACCGCCAGCAGCGCAATCCAAATTTTCGTCTTCATTTGGCGAACTCGCCCAAAATTTCCGCGATCAAGGCGACGCCCCGCTCGATGTTTTCCGGCGCCGCATGGCTGAAATTCAAGCGCAAGGCCGAGTAGCGGAGGGCAGGGGCGGGAAAGAACGGATCGCCCGGCATGAACGCGACGTCGCGCGTCAGGGCCGCGTGCAGCGCCGCCAGGGTGTCGCACTCGCGGGTCAGTCGCAGCCAGAAGAATAATCCGCCGGCCGGCGCCCGCCACTCGGCGAGTTCCTCGAAATGGCGTTCCAGGGCGGCCTGCATGGCATCGCGCCGTTCCCCGTAGATTCGGATCATCCGGGCCATGTGTTCGTCGAACCCGGCAGAGCCCAGAAACCGTGCTAGCCAGGCCTGGCCGATCCGGTTGGTGTGCAGGTCGCTGGATTGCTTCAGCCGAACCAGTCCGGAAAAGAGCGACGGCGACGAAGCGAGATAGCCCACCCGCAAACCCGGCGCGGTGATCTTGGAAAAGCTCCCGAGATAAACCCAGGGTGCCCGTTCCAGATAGGTGCAGATCGGGGTCCGGTCGACCGGGCGGTAGACCAGGTCCCGGTACGGGTCGTCTTCGACCAGGGGGATGTCGGTTTCGTCCAGAACTTTGGCTACCGCGCGCCGGATTTCGTCGGTGTAGCAAAACCCGGACGGGTTCTGGAACGTCGGGATGAGGTAGACGAACGCCGGCCGGCGATAAGCTATGGCACGGCGAAGATCGTCCGGGTCGATGCCGTCGGCGGCCAGCGGAAGCCCTTTGAATTCCGCGCCGTACACCCCGAGAGCCTGGATCGTCGCGAGATAGGTGGGCGCTTCCAGTAAAACCTTGGCGCCTTCGTCGACGAACAGTTTGCCGACCAGGTCGATGCCCTGTTGCGAGCCGGACGTCACCAGCACCCGTTCGACGCTGCAATCCATGCCCAGTGTCGACAGGTTTTGCGCGATCAGGCTGCGCAGGGCCGGTTCGCCTTCGCTGGGGCCGTATTGCCGATAATCGTCGGCGAGGCCTTCGAAATCCAGGGGCGGCATCACTTCGGCGGCCGGCAGGCCGCCGGCGAATGAAATCACGCCGGGCCGCTGGGTGATTTGCAGAATATCGCGGATCAGGGAGCTGGTGAGCCGTTCGGCACGGCGGGACAATCGAATCGTCATGGGATCGTTGATTCCTCGGTAAAGAATTGAAGCTGTATTTCGCCTTGCAGGTATTTTACGGCCCGGCCCGAGATGAGAACGCGTTCGCCCCGCAGCTCGCACTCGAGTTCGCCGCCCCGGCTGGACAGTTGTCGCGCGGTGAAGCGGGTTTTCCCGGTACGCTCCGCCCAGTAGGTCGTCAGCAGGCAGTGCGCCGCGCCGGTGACCGGATCTTCCGGTATTCCGACCTTGGGCGCGAACATGCGCGAAACGAAATCGACGGTTCGGCCCGGCGCCGTGACGATGACGCCCATCAGGTCGAGCTCCGCCAACGCCGAAAAATCCGGGCGCATCGAGCGGATTTCCGCTTCGTCGGCAAATAGGCAAAGGTACATGGCATCGCGCCGGACCTCCAGGGGGCTGCGGCCCAGTCCTTTGGCCAAGAGGTCCGGGCAGTCGGAGATCCGTCCGCGACTCGCCGGAAAATCCAGGGTCATGAGCCCGTCTTCCCGGCTCACGCGCAGTTCGCCGCTGCGGCTGTCGAAGCGCACCTCCCGCAAGCTCGGCTCGATTTCCTGGAACACCACGTAAGCCGAGGCCAGTGTCGCATGGCCGCAGAGGTCCACTTCGACCGTGGGCGTGAACCAGCGTAAGCGATAGCGCCCGTTTCCGCCGACCAGGAAAGCGGTCTCGGAAAGATTGTTCTCGGCGGCGATGGATTGCAGAACCGCATCGTCCAGCCAGCGCTCGAGTACGCACACGGCAGCCGGGTTGCCGCCGAACGGGCGAGTGGTGAATGCATCGATCTGAAAAATGGGAATGTGCATGGATTTTTTGCCTTCCTAGAGTGTTTCTTATTGCGGCTTGGCGGTGAGCATCGGAAATGCGTAGGTCGGCAATCCTTTGCCGACAGAACTCCCGCCGACGGGCTGCGTCGGCAAAGGATTGCCGACCGACTTCGCGCTCTATGCCAAACCGAAAAATGTTGGTTTAGTAGGCCGGGAATCCTTTCCCGGCGTAACGGCTCGACCAAGCCACCTTGAGTCGGTGGGTTACGCTCCGCTATGCCACCACAATAAATGTTCATTCAAATGCCGAATGGACTCTCAGAGTCCGGGCATGCCCACGTAACCGGGCAGGGACCGGATGCGCGCGATCCACTGTCCGATGTGGGGATAATCGCCCAAGGGGACGCCGCTTTCCGGAGCCAGCGCGACATACGGATAACAGGCGATGTCCGCGATGGTCGGCCGGTCGGTCGCGAGCCATGGGTTGTTTTCAAGATGGTTTTCCATGACCCCCAGTCCGGATCTTCCCAGCTCCTGGCATTGCGCCGGATCCCAGGGACGATTGAATCTGATCGCCGCGCGCGCGCGTGCAAGCCCGTACAGGATTTCGTTTTCCGACAAGGCCAGCCACTGCATGACCTTGGCCATCGCTTCGGGCTCGCTAGGGAACCAGCGATCGCCGCCGTATTTTCGGGCCAGGTACACCAGAATCGCCATGGAATCCCACACGACGGTGCCGGCATCGTCCAGCACCGGCACCTGGCCGCGCGGATTCAAGGCCAGGAAGACTGCTTGCTTATGTTCCCCTGTCATCAGGTTGACGGGGATGGATTCGTAGCTCAGCTCCAACAATAGACATTATCGGAAACCACCTTTCATAACCGGAACAGAGGAAAAGGCCGGCTATCAATAACTCTGGTTTCGGCAGTAGCGCCTGTAATTGTGCAGGCCGCAGGCCAATTCAATGACGACATCGTCGTAGCCTTCCTTGGTGTTCCTGAACACGTCTTTGACGACGCGGCACCGCTTGATTCCCGAGAGGATGTGTTCGATGATCACGCGGATGCTTGAGCGGAGCCGGTTGGCCTCCTGGTCGTCGGCCGAAAGCCGGCCGTTGCGCGGCCTCTTCTTCGGCTGGTGGACTGTGACATTCGCCAGTTCGTGTCCCTGGAAGCCGCTGTCGCGATACAACTCGACGCCGTCGGGGAACCGGGTCCCTTCTTCGTCGCAGATCTTCTTGTCGTGCTTCTTGCCCTCATGGGTCGAGCCCAAGTACTTGACCTGCCTGTCCTCCAGGCCGCCGACAAGGTTGTTCTTCACGGTGTGGCATTTTTTTTACCGCTGTAGTGGAT containing:
- a CDS encoding aminotransferase-like domain-containing protein; its protein translation is MTIRLSRRAERLTSSLIRDILQITQRPGVISFAGGLPAAEVMPPLDFEGLADDYRQYGPSEGEPALRSLIAQNLSTLGMDCSVERVLVTSGSQQGIDLVGKLFVDEGAKVLLEAPTYLATIQALGVYGAEFKGLPLAADGIDPDDLRRAIAYRRPAFVYLIPTFQNPSGFCYTDEIRRAVAKVLDETDIPLVEDDPYRDLVYRPVDRTPICTYLERAPWVYLGSFSKITAPGLRVGYLASSPSLFSGLVRLKQSSDLHTNRIGQAWLARFLGSAGFDEHMARMIRIYGERRDAMQAALERHFEELAEWRAPAGGLFFWLRLTRECDTLAALHAALTRDVAFMPGDPFFPAPALRYSALRLNFSHAAPENIERGVALIAEILGEFAK
- a CDS encoding PhzF family phenazine biosynthesis protein, with the protein product MHIPIFQIDAFTTRPFGGNPAAVCVLERWLDDAVLQSIAAENNLSETAFLVGGNGRYRLRWFTPTVEVDLCGHATLASAYVVFQEIEPSLREVRFDSRSGELRVSREDGLMTLDFPASRGRISDCPDLLAKGLGRSPLEVRRDAMYLCLFADEAEIRSMRPDFSALAELDLMGVIVTAPGRTVDFVSRMFAPKVGIPEDPVTGAAHCLLTTYWAERTGKTRFTARQLSSRGGELECELRGERVLISGRAVKYLQGEIQLQFFTEESTIP
- a CDS encoding glutathione S-transferase family protein, which encodes MELSYESIPVNLMTGEHKQAVFLALNPRGQVPVLDDAGTVVWDSMAILVYLARKYGGDRWFPSEPEAMAKVMQWLALSENEILYGLARARAAIRFNRPWDPAQCQELGRSGLGVMENHLENNPWLATDRPTIADIACYPYVALAPESGVPLGDYPHIGQWIARIRSLPGYVGMPGL
- a CDS encoding EamA family transporter yields the protein MKTKIWIALLAVYIVWGSTYLVIRFAVETLPPFLSGGLRFLVSGAILLIWRRAAGDAPPTLRQWRSAAIVGTLLLLGGNGLVSWAEQTVPSGIAALIIGAVPMFMVIADALRPNGGRPTAGVIAGLAIGFSGIYLLVGPSEFSDGLHLNVFGVTALLIAGFLWAIGSICGKTLDLPKSALMTTGAEMLTGGFALMAASAANGELKGFSFVQVSTDSWLALAYLIAFGSMIGFVAYAWLLQNAPIPLVATYAYVNPLVAVFLGNWFAQEPLTPRILAASAIIVGSVVFINSAGRSNRSKPPKKAMVTANE
- a CDS encoding transposase family protein, whose product is MKNNLVGGLEDRQVKYLGSTHEGKKHDKKICDEEGTRFPDGVELYRDSGFQGHELANVTVHQPKKRPRNGRLSADDQEANRLRSSIRVIIEHILSGIKRCRVVKDVFRNTKEGYDDVVIELACGLHNYRRYCRNQSY